One Plasmodium relictum strain SGS1 genome assembly, contig: PRELSG_00_v1_384, whole genome shotgun sequence DNA window includes the following coding sequences:
- a CDS encoding surface-associated interspersed protein (SURFIN), whose translation MNTEKKINKRKTRSASQYGHQYDTWKEQIINNFDSRLKDVNIEGDKEKKKGLCNDFNNNVDDTKDDFIENKYKSLNVQKDPKELWKQIEESIKNKMKQYSNLSCERIPRKKKNPTSTSTPMKTSIPTNKPTSNNRTTFNATPTPSYASISTFTNTSIAKSTLAPQPTLKPATTPKQISASIPSTILNATKMNSGAVLSTLKNNTSAHNLSTNIIPKHQNSSTNGSSINNYMFYGNSSTPSIPFSSVNVVNTTNPPPGVFIKDSSTVNTSTIIPIFVSLGSILGILLLLILLYRCTFIGWCLGNRKSKKKKKQKKKKKVQTDSVPISLGLSNKKSESNIKSFTVNSKENTSICKIILENEMYNKEESKENEYKEITENIEQNEIYGKEKSKDNEHKENIEKIEIEQNERYGRGEFIKIKHKEKIEKKDKLEEQNMIYGKEKSKENERKEKRERKENVEEQNEIYGKEKSKENKNKEKSDKIEKVEENVMHGKGESKKIEHKEKIEKKDKLEEQNMIYGKEKSKENEHKEKRERKENVEEQNELYGKGESKKNEHKEKIERKENVDQNELYGKVESKKIENKEKIEKVEVEQNERYCKEEFKENEHKGKIEELEQNGIYDKGEQKKSEHKGKIEKVEQNEGYERGESKKFEHKEKTEVEQNERYSIGESKKIEHKGKIEVKQNEIYDKEESKKIEKKEKMEVEKNEIYDQEESKKIEHKEKMERKENIEQNKLCGKEESKEIEHREKIERKEKVGEQNERNKETKSNIVRINKMWKWKTVIEIHMMVLEECQKEEWELNRREFLSICLEEFKEGMHPSVINSNMIVETYQEKITNIFLEERPLWKIWTEWNGKLIEKWKKEPWFKNLKKEWKKEVNKSVELIEKEEMIKGAKKGTINLMLERQKIIWKKWIQKQNKLHTFDEEELLRQLLLKYAAEEEMKKNIKTVDREKIKMEIEKRDKEVKDSKKNKYISRLRIEIHMMVLDECKREEWILNKKEFLKTCIGELKLHDNSDEKELLEVEEEIMKNIIFEKKKDELEKMKEEKHFIELKQEWKNKEKKYMSELNKENLLDDNEERIENPMLQKQKVIWKKHWEEIHKKLERKNKEECFIKLMDELKKREANIKEIDKINVAQKNIREDEIEKEKKKEYIQLEKKEEKKKHVERKVEEIKKKNNYMTLRKKPKRKTIIEIQMIIIEDCKQEEWELNKVEFLEICLNEWLKCEELIEDVMDKEVTLRGEKESNNVELEKQKMSKKWVERQRRLLEKWEKEEWFKNLKEEWKKEENMYTEIKDKLEFMDRQDKIESNPTLERKKEIWKQWLRRQRKVFIDYYNERWFTELLEEYEKERYEFIKENEGNIEEKKKNSEKRREVGIIKEEVDKKKKKEKLIFSMCAEIHMMVLDQCKKEEIESMTNEFLKSYIEQKKEHEGSCEQEMGNKKVDEIEKEREMNIMIERKKEKWECWKKENWFQELKLNWKKEMIHMKEMTDTIREEVVNPMLETQIIEKYWRERQRNILKKRNKQNVHERSMKKNKDEKTMEEENDEDDLKEWNITIL comes from the exons TTTTGATAGTAGACTTAAGGATGTTAATATAGAAggagataaagaaaaaaaaaaaggactTTGTAATGACTTCAATAATAACGTAGACGACACAAAAGATgattttattgaaaataaatataaatcattAAATGTTCAAAAAGATCCTAAAGAATTATGGAAGCAAATCGAAGAAtctataaaaaacaaaatgaaaCAGTATTCCAATCTCTCCTGTGAGAGAATAcctaggaaaaaaaaaaatcctaCATCCACTTCTACACCTATGAAAACCTCTATACCTACGAATAAACCCACATCAAATAATAGAACTACATTCAATGCTACACCAACGCCTTCATATGCATCTATATCTACATTCACAAATACATCAATAGCTAAAAGTACATTAGCACCCCAACCTACATTAAAACCTGCAACTACACCAAAACAAATAAGTGCATCAATACCTTCAACTATATTAAATGCTACAAAAATGAATTCAGGCGCTGTATTGAgtactttaaaaaataatacatccGCACATAATTTATCTACAAACATTATTCCTAAACATCAAAATTCTAGTACCAATGGAAGttctattaataattatatgttTTATGGTAATAGTAGCACTCCGTCTATTCCATTTTCATCTGTTAATGTTGTAAATACTACGAATCCACCTCCAGgtgtttttattaaagatTCGTCTACAGTTAATACATCTACCATTATTCCTATTTTTGTTTCCTTGGGATCAATTTTGGGAATTCTTCTCCTTCTTATACTTCTGTATAGA TGTACTTTTATTGGGTGGTGTCTTGGTAATCGTAaatcaaagaaaaaaaaaaaacagaaaaaaaagaaaaaagtacaAACAGATAGTGTACCAATATCCTTAGGactttcaaataaaaaatcagagagtaatataaaaagttttaCGGTAAATTCTAAGGAAAACACTTCTATATGCAAAATTATATTGGAAAATGAAATGTACAATAAAGAAGAAtctaaagaaaatgaatataaagaaataaccGAAAATATAGaacaaaatgaaatatatggAAAGGAAAAATCTAAAGATAATGAACATAAAGAAAacatagaaaaaatagaaatagaaCAAAACGAAAGATATGGCAGAGGagaattcataaaaattaaacataaagaaaaaatagaaaaaaaagataaattagaAGAACAAAATATGATATatggaaaagaaaaatctaaagaaaatgaacgcaaagaaaaaagagaaagaaaagaaaatgtagaagaacaaaatgaaatatatggAAAAGAAAAGTCTAAggaaaataagaataaagaaaaaagtgataaaatagaaaaagtaGAAGAAAATGTAATGCATGGCAAAGGAGAGTCCAAAAAAATTGaacataaagaaaaaatagaaaaaaaagataaattagaAGAACAAAATATGATATatggaaaagaaaaatctaaagaaaatgaacacaaagaaaaaagagaaagaaaagaaaatgtagaagaacaaaatgaattatatgGCAAAGGGGAATccaaaaaaaatgaacataaagaaaaaatagaaagaaaagaaaatgtaGACCAAAATGAACTATATGGCAAAGTAGaatctaaaaaaattgaaaataaagaaaaaatagaaaaagtaGAAGTAGAACAAAATGAAAGATATTGCAAAGaagaatttaaagaaaatgaacaTAAAGGAAAAATTGAAGAACTAGAACAAAATGGAATATATGACAAAggagaacaaaaaaaaagtgaacaTAAgggaaaaatagaaaaagtaGAACAAAATGAAGGATACGAAAGAGGAGAATCCAAAAAATTTGAgcataaagaaaaaacagAAGTAGAACAAAATGAAAGATATAGCATAGGAGAATCCAAAAAAATTGAACATAAAGGAAAAATAGAAGTAaaacaaaatgaaatatatgacAAAGAAGaatctaaaaaaattgaaaaaaaagaaaaaatggaagtagaaaaaaatgaaatatatgacCAAGAAGaatctaaaaaaattgagcataaagaaaaaatggaaagaaaagaaaatatagaaCAAAATAAACTATGTGGGAAAGAAGAATCTAAAGAAATTGAACATAGggaaaaaatagaaagaaaagaaaaagtaggagaacaaaatgaaagaaataaAGAAACAAAGAGCAATATTGTGAGAATAAACAAAATGTGGAAATGGAAGACTGTAATTGAAATACATATGATGGTATTAGAAGAATGTCAAAAGGAGGAGTGGGAATTGAATAGAAGAGAATTTCTAAGCATTTGTCTAGAAGAATTCAAAGAAGGTATGCATCCGAGTGTAATTAACAGTAATATGATAGTGGAAACATATCaagaaaaaattactaatatttttttggaAGAAAGGCCTCTATGGAAAATATGGACGGAATGGAATGGTAAGTTGATAGAGAAATGGAAAAAAGAACCATGgtttaaaaatttgaaaaaagaaTGGAAAAAAGAGGTAAATAAATCTGTagaattaatagaaaaagaagagaTGATAAAAGGTGCAAAAAAGGGAACAATTAACCTTATGCTAGAGagacaaaaaataatatggaAGAAGTGGATACAAAAGCAAAATAAGTTACATACTTTTGATGAAGAAGAATTGTTAAGACAATTATTACTAAAATATGCAGCAGaagaagaaatgaaaaaaaatataaaaacagtagatagagaaaaaataaaaatggagATAGAGAAGAGAGATAAAGAAGTTAAggattcaaaaaaaaataaatacatatcGAGATTAAGAATAGAGATACACATGATGGTATTGGACGAGTGCAAACGAGAGGAGTGGATATTgaacaaaaaagaatttcTGAAAACATGCATAGGAGAATTAAAATTACATGATAATTCAGATGAAAAAGAACTTTTAGAAGTGGAAGAAGAGATAATGAAAAACattatatttgaaaaaaaaaaagacgaATTAGAGAAAATGAAAGAagaaaaacattttattGAATTAAAGCAAGAATGGAAGAATAaggaaaagaaatatatgagCGAATTGAATAAAGAAAACTTATTGGATGATAATGAAGAAAGAATTGAAAATCCCATGTTACAAAAACAAAAGGTTATATGGAAGAAACATTGGGAAGAGATACATAAGAAGTTAGAGAGAAAAAATAAGGAAGAGTGTTTTATAAAGTTGATGGATGAATTAAAGAAAAGAGAAGcgaatataaaagaaatagataaaattaatgtagcacaaaaaaatataagagaagatgaaattgaaaaagaaaaaaaaaaagaatacatACAATTagagaaaaaagaagaaaaaaaa aaacatGTGGAAAGAAAGgtagaagaaataaaaaaaaagaataattatatGACATTGAGAAAGAAGCCGAAGAGAAAAACTATAATTGAAATacaaatgataataatagaGGACTGTAAACAGGAAGAATGGGAATTAAACAAAGTAgaatttttagaaatttGCTTGAATGAATGGTTAAAATGTGAGGAATTAATTGAAGATGTAATGGACAAAGAAGTCACGCTGAGAGGAGAAAAGGAAAGCAATAATGTAGAATTAGAAAAACAGAAGATGTCGAAGAAATGGGTAGAAAGACAAAGAAGGCTACTGGAAAAATGGGAAAAGGAAGAATGgtttaaaaatttgaaagAAGAATGGAAAAAGGAGGAAAATATGTATAcagaaataaaagataaattagAATTCATGGATAGACAAGATAAAATAGAGAGTAATCCTACATTAGAgaggaaaaaagaaatatggAAGCAATGGTTACGGAGACAAAGGAAGGTATTTATAGATTATTATAACGAGAGATGGTTTACAGAGCTATTAGAAGAATATGAGAAGGAAAGATAtgaatttataaaagaaaacgaaggaaatatagaagaaaaaaaaaaaaattcagaaaAGAGAAGAGAAGTAGGGATAATAAAGGAGGAAGtagataagaaaaaaaagaaggaaaAGTTAATATTTAGTATGTGTGCAGAGATACATATGATGGTATTAGACCAATGTAAAAAGGAAGAGATAGAGTCCATGACAAATGAGTTTCTTAAATCATACATAGAACAAAAGAAAGAACATGAAGGATCCTGTGAACAAGAAATGGGAAATAAGAAAGTagatgaaatagaaaaagaaagagaaaTGAATATTATGATAGAGAGAAAGAAGGAAAAATGGGAGTGttggaaaaaagaaaattggTTTCAAGAGTTGAAGTTGAATTGGAAAAAGGAAATGATACACATGAAAGAAATGACGGATACTATAAGAGAAGAAGTAGTAAATCCCATGTTAGAAACGCAAATAATTGAGAAATATTGGAGAGAGAGACAAAggaatattttaaagaaacgGAATAAACAAAATGTACATGAAAGGTCGATGAAAAAGAACAAAGATGAAAAAACAATggaagaagaaaatgatgaaGACGATTTAAAAGAATGGAATATTACAATATTATAA